From Sphingopyxis sp. USTB-05, the proteins below share one genomic window:
- a CDS encoding thermonuclease family protein, giving the protein MTIALLLAVAVVPAGQSFECTPVAVWDGDGPIWCAEGPHIRLSGIAAREIDGSCRPGHPCPSADAVAARDHLARLLGTPKGFLRSGHVSVTGPAMRCRSAGGAGGNRTAAFCTSPSIGDISCAMVRDGYAARWDRFWQKHRCD; this is encoded by the coding sequence ATGACGATTGCACTCCTGCTCGCTGTGGCTGTTGTTCCCGCGGGCCAGTCCTTTGAATGTACCCCTGTAGCGGTCTGGGATGGCGACGGGCCCATATGGTGCGCAGAGGGCCCGCATATCCGCCTTTCTGGAATTGCCGCGCGGGAGATCGATGGGTCGTGTCGCCCCGGGCATCCTTGTCCGAGCGCGGACGCCGTTGCTGCTCGCGACCATCTGGCCCGGCTTCTCGGCACTCCGAAGGGGTTTCTGCGTTCGGGCCATGTGAGCGTGACGGGCCCGGCGATGCGGTGTCGGTCGGCGGGCGGGGCAGGGGGCAATCGCACGGCAGCCTTTTGTACTTCCCCCTCCATTGGCGACATATCCTGCGCCATGGTCCGAGATGGCTATGCAGCGCGCTGGGACCGTTTTTGGCAGAAGCACCGGTGTGACTGA